The Legionella cincinnatiensis genome includes a region encoding these proteins:
- a CDS encoding S8 family serine peptidase: MRYIPRRFYGAIFLLAVNPILFAKAIIDIDVLNTVKHSKRLEVNHTPLSLLVFFHNPSEKESFIEKIKKIQGVRVQDLGFMPAVAIQLPRDSNLVEQIANFDAAAQISSHKAAETELDITTQALKLAPSSFYPNVDNWWAHGYTGQKGIIGIIDTGVDPLHPALSNKRLIVRQDVGSGYSNHINGVKEPHATGVACIYASSHEKYKGIAYGASTIISGLAGEETADPASILLTMETLDWMLNRSEVKPTLINYSMGNGKLDLNCPSCPEWSGLAKVIDYVVNTKKILWVKSAGNAGYIEATHQLPYASTLTVPGDNYNGLTIANMNTLVLENDAVVKTADRKKHHIRNTSSRGPTPFGRRKPDLTAPGHDTMTCAPDPKVYGFIYSNTMNYKDGYRLMGGTSSAAPHVGAAALLLQDAGIQDPMAIKALLINSADTWTDAGSADSKHSKIMGSAWNRTYGWGYLNMEKAFQQRNNIVENELTVENPVWEYRTVLKKGEKVTLVHERRVGYTPDGYEWKLSHLELTVFDLKNQKVIDKDSSSVDTVHQVANCKRELYDIKCSEDSHTTEVLIQVKLLSKTIDGSSIEPFAIVVPPAKVKAGTL; this comes from the coding sequence ATGCGGTACATACCTAGAAGATTTTATGGAGCAATCTTTTTATTAGCCGTAAACCCTATTCTTTTTGCAAAAGCAATCATTGATATTGATGTTCTCAATACTGTAAAACACTCGAAAAGATTAGAAGTAAATCACACTCCTTTATCACTCCTCGTTTTTTTCCATAATCCTTCAGAAAAAGAATCTTTTATTGAGAAAATTAAAAAAATTCAGGGAGTACGAGTACAAGATTTAGGTTTCATGCCTGCTGTGGCAATACAACTTCCCAGGGATAGTAATTTGGTCGAGCAAATTGCTAATTTTGATGCCGCCGCGCAAATCTCTTCACATAAAGCAGCCGAAACTGAATTAGATATTACAACACAAGCTTTAAAACTAGCACCCTCTTCTTTTTATCCTAATGTAGATAATTGGTGGGCTCATGGCTATACAGGACAAAAAGGAATTATTGGTATTATCGATACAGGAGTAGATCCCTTACATCCTGCTTTATCCAACAAAAGGTTAATTGTCCGCCAAGATGTAGGCTCAGGATATTCCAATCATATTAACGGTGTAAAAGAACCCCATGCCACAGGTGTAGCTTGTATTTATGCGAGTAGCCATGAAAAATACAAAGGTATAGCTTATGGAGCATCGACTATTATTTCTGGATTAGCAGGAGAAGAAACAGCAGATCCAGCCAGTATTTTACTCACGATGGAAACATTAGATTGGATGTTAAACCGTTCTGAAGTGAAACCTACCCTCATTAATTACAGCATGGGAAACGGCAAATTGGATTTAAATTGCCCTTCTTGTCCTGAGTGGAGTGGGCTTGCAAAAGTCATTGACTATGTCGTAAATACAAAAAAAATCCTCTGGGTAAAATCAGCCGGAAATGCTGGATATATAGAAGCAACACACCAATTACCTTATGCGTCGACACTAACTGTTCCTGGTGACAACTATAATGGGTTGACTATAGCGAATATGAATACACTTGTCCTAGAAAATGATGCCGTGGTTAAAACTGCCGACAGAAAAAAACACCACATTAGAAATACAAGTAGTCGAGGCCCTACCCCTTTTGGTAGGCGGAAACCTGATTTAACTGCCCCTGGTCATGATACAATGACTTGTGCTCCTGATCCGAAAGTTTATGGTTTTATTTATTCCAATACGATGAATTATAAAGATGGTTATCGTCTCATGGGGGGAACTAGCTCTGCGGCGCCACATGTAGGTGCTGCTGCCCTATTGTTACAAGATGCAGGAATTCAGGATCCTATGGCAATTAAGGCATTACTTATCAATAGTGCCGATACTTGGACTGATGCAGGAAGTGCTGACTCCAAACACTCTAAAATCATGGGCTCAGCCTGGAATAGAACTTACGGCTGGGGTTATCTCAATATGGAAAAGGCGTTTCAACAAAGAAACAATATTGTAGAAAATGAACTCACTGTAGAAAACCCGGTGTGGGAGTACCGTACTGTACTTAAAAAAGGAGAAAAAGTTACTTTAGTACATGAGCGACGAGTAGGATATACTCCTGATGGATACGAGTGGAAACTCAGTCACTTAGAATTAACTGTTTTCGATCTAAAAAATCAAAAAGTGATTGATAAAGACAGCAGCTCCGTAGATACAGTGCATCAGGTTGCAAATTGTAAACGCGAATTGTATGACATCAAATGTTCCGAAGACAGCCACACTACTGAGGTTTTAATACAAGTTAAGTTGCTAAGCAAAACCATTGATGGTAGCTCTATTGAACCTTTTGCTATTGTAGTTCCACCAGCAAAAGTTAAAGCGGGTACTCTGTAA